A stretch of the Helicoverpa zea isolate HzStark_Cry1AcR chromosome 15, ilHelZeax1.1, whole genome shotgun sequence genome encodes the following:
- the LOC124636884 gene encoding pancreatic triacylglycerol lipase-like → MKKSLLCLLVFTVYAVSAVPVPELSELPVASEYSEDRVYPRYIEFPDGEGNMRTVDLEAEPDMELLDEIERNPANNQYLLFTRRNPRNAQTLRINNANSITSSNFNARVPTVVIAHGWLSNQHTDINPTIRDAYLGKSDVNVIVLDWRRLALSDYATAARGVPAVGRGLGQFLAFLHSVTGAPYNSMHLVGFSLGAHLVGNAGREIGGRAARVTALDPAGPLWNYNSNRVNPRDGVYVEAIHTDGGYTIGGLGIGSNVANADFYPNGGISQPGCLTNLCNHNRAWELFAATVTYNHLVGRLCANNSQLSLNTCRGAQLRMGNDDLRKTGSGMYRLDTGRRYPY, encoded by the exons TATACGCCGTGTCTGCGGTGCCAGTACCAGAATTGTCTGAGCTGCCAGTAGCCTCAGAGTACTCTGAGGATCGCGTGTACCCGCGATACATCGAATTCCCCGATGGCGAGGGTAACATGCGTACTGTGGACCTCGAGGCTGAGCCTGACATGGAACTCCTCGATGAGATCGAGAGGAACCCAGCCAACAACCAATATTTGCTGTTCACCAG acGCAACCCCAGAAACGCTCAAACATTGAGGATCAACAACGCAAACTCGATCACCAGCTCTAATTTCAATGCTCGTGTACCCACCGTGGTCATCGCTCACGGCTGGCTCAGCAACCAGCACACTGACATCAACCCCACCATCAGAGATG CTTACTTGGGCAAGAGTGACGTGAACGTCATTGTCTTGGACTGGAGAAGACTAGCATTGTCTGACTACGCTACTGCAGCGAGAGGAGTGCCAGCCGTCGGTCGTGGTCTCGGACAGTTCCTGGCTTTCTTGCACTCAGTTACCGGAGCACCTTACAACTCCATGCACCTGGTCGGCTTTAGCTTGGGCGCTCACCTTGTCGGTAACGCTGGAAGAGAAATCGGAGGAAGAGCCGCTCGTGTCACAG CTTTGGACCCTGCTGGACCTCTATGGAACTACAACTCCAACCGTGTCAACCCTCGTGACGGTGTCTACGTCGAGGCTATCCACACCGATGGAGGTTACACCATTGGTGGTCTCGGTATCGGCTCCAACGTGGCTAACGCTGACTTCTACCCCAACGGCGGTATCTCCCAGCCTGGCTGTCTCACCAACCTCTGCAACCACAACCGTGCTTGGGAACTGTTTGCCGCTACTGTTACCTACAACCACTTGGTTGGTCGTCTGTGCGCCAACAACTCACAGCTATCCTTGAACACATGCCGCGGTGCTCAACTGCGTATGGGCAACGATGACTTAAGAAAGACTGG ATCTGGAATGTACCGCTTGGACACTGGCAGAAGATATCCTTACTAA